In Plasmodium sp. gorilla clade G2 genome assembly, chromosome: 5, one genomic interval encodes:
- a CDS encoding tRNA pseudouridine synthase,putative has translation MNIFFPLLVCVKLLFLFFKLTINAKKIINKNIKNKTFILKKSKNINGIYFINTKLNRIENKKNKNKKNKKTKLFCDNNDNVNIMEQPNNSVNISKDNNSFIYLNRKKMTNLLLIVNYDGTNYNGWTGLENSSEVYLNALQNYKNRKKTERQKYIERKKYTTVQNNILDCILKLHGYKYIHNNNNNEHIYNSYDNDETNNSNSAHLNDHNQNNISNIINNKPFEFIGVSRTDKGVHAKEYICQYISYEKEPPCDGNMEHIKRSLNSLLNKDIKILAVLKSPHDNFNIRFHNSGKIYTYNLDIRNPSQPLERNYAWQLYDDPRFFFLSKKTKKHNKEKTQNDIHTILQTCAIPGDENGKKGLYITSKKEEDIKDIYVEGLTHLFEEDYISNGTYDDEVMSDETQNYIGGDIISSNNISSNNISSNNISSNNISINNISSNNISSNNISSNNISSNNISSNNISSNNISSNNISTNNISTNNIPIDNISSNNIPIDNISSNNISTNNIPPSNDPPYDNPTSDPPLFYNKNMKSSYNDISYSIKIINREKEIRSVIPCDINKIKECAKLFIGHHNFECFRGTLKGTEKLRKINTYCTIHFLDVYELKNNLYQFVIQGDRFLYHMIRIIVGTLVQVGVGLLNIEDVRDALYLCKPLKVKLCAPSQGLCLNKILLQEPLDKLVGSALISN, from the coding sequence atgaatatattttttccacTACTTGTTTGTGTAAAgttactttttttattttttaaattaacaATTAACGctaagaaaataattaataaaaatataaaaaataaaacattcatattaaaaaagtctaagaatataaatggaatttattttattaatacaaaattaaatagaatagaaaataaaaaaaataaaaataagaaaaataagaaaacgaaattattttgtgataataatgataatgtcAATATAATGGAACAACCAAATAATAGTGTCAATATATCTAAGGATAacaattcatttatttatttgaatcGTAAGAAGATGACAAATTTACTTCTAATAGTTAATTATGATGGTACGAATTATAATGGTTGGACTGGATTAGAAAATAGTAGTGAAGTATATTTGAATGCTctacaaaattataaaaatagaaaaaaaacagaacgtcaaaaatatatagaaagaaaaaaatatactacTGTTCAGAATAATATTCTCGattgtatattaaaattacatggatataaatatattcacaataataacaataatgaacatatttataatagttATGACAATGATGAAACAAATAATTCTAATAGTGCTCATCTTAATGATCATAaccaaaataatataagtaatattataaataataaaccaTTTGAATTTATTGGTGTTAGTAGAACTGATAAAGGGGTACATgcaaaagaatatatttgtcaatatatatcatatgaaaAAGAACCACCATGCGATGGAAATATGGAACACATAAAAAGATCATTGAACAGTCtattaaataaagatataaaaatattagcTGTGCTAAAAAGCCCACATGATAATTTCAATATTAGATTTCATAATTCTGGAAAAATTTATACTTATAATTTGGATATTAGAAATCCTAGTCAACCCTTAGAAAGAAATTATGCATGGCAGCTTTATGACGATCCAAGGTTTTTCTTcttatcaaaaaaaacaaaaaaacatAACAAGGAAAAAACACAAAATGATATACATACTATACTACAAACGTGTGCAATACCAGGGGATGAAAATGGTAAGAAGGGGTTATATATAACTAgcaaaaaagaagaagatataaaagatatttatGTCGAAGGGTTAACTCATCTCTTTGAAGAAGATTATATTAGTAATGGAACATATGATGATGAAGTTATGTCAGATGAGACACAAAATTATATAGGTGGTGACATTATAtcaagtaataatatatcaagtaataatatatcaagtaataatatatcgagtaataatatatcaattaataatatatcaagtaataatatatcaagtaataatatatcaagtaataatatatcaagtaataatatatcaagtaataatatatcaagtaataatatatcaagtaataatatatctactaataatatttctactaataatatacctattgataatatttctagtaataatatacctattgataatatttctagtaataatatatctactAATAATATTCCCCCTAGTAATGATCCCCCTTATGATAACCCAACAAGTGATCCCCcccttttttataataaaaatatgaaaagttCATATAACGACATAAGCTAcagtataaaaataataaatagagaaaaagaaatacgGTCAGTAATACCATgtgatattaataaaataaaagaatgtGCCAAGTTATTTATAGGACATCATAATTTCGAATGTTTTCGTGGAACATTAAAAGGAACAGAGAAATTAAGAAAAATCAATACTTATTGCACGATTCATTTTTTAGATgtatatgaattaaaaaataatttatatcaatTTGTTATACAAGGGGATCGATTCTTATATCATATGATTAGAATTATTGTAGGTACCCTAGTTCAAGTCGGTGTTGGtcttttaaatatagaaGATGTAAGAGATGCGTTGTATTTATGTAAGCCTCTTAAAGTTAAATTGTGTGCCCCTTCACAAGGCTTATGtttgaataaaatattattacaagaGCCACTGGATAAATTAGTAGGTTCTGCTTTAATATCAAATTAG
- a CDS encoding 40S ribosomal protein S11: protein MASKKVKTPQPETAIVSGPQPKEGELVFGVAHIFASFNDTFIHVTDLSGRETLVRITGGMKVKADRDESSPYAAMMAAQDVAARLKELGVTAIHIKLRASGGTKSKTPGPGAQSALRALARSGLKIGRIEDVTPIPTDSTRKKSGRRGRRL from the exons atggcatcaaaaaaagtaaaaacaCCTCAACCTGAAACAGCCATTGTTTCTGGTCCTCAACCTAAAGAAGGAGAATTAGTTTTTGGTGTGGCTCATATTTTTGCTTCTTTCAATGATACATTTATACATGTAACAGATTTAAGTGGAAGAGAAACTTTAGTTAGAATTAcag GTGGAATGAAAGTTAAAGCTGATAGAGATGAATCAAGTCCATACGCTGCTATGATGGCAGCTCAAGATGTAGCTGCAAGGCTAAAAGAACTAGGAGTTACAGCAATCCATATTAAATTAAGAGCCTCAGGTGGAACAAAATCTAAGACCCCAGGTCCAGGAGCCCAATCAGCCctaag AGCTTTAGCACGTTCCGGATTAAAAATTGGAAGAATTGAAGATGTAACTCCAATCCCAACAGATTCTACAAGAAAAAAGTCAGGAAGAAGAGGAAGACGTTTataa
- a CDS encoding cation-transporting ATPase 1 — translation MYKNIFSPHDNIKEDRYKVYYYHTNDLINDEYRISYIECYKIKNEKIVTILHYVLCILSVGLLPLILSWFPIFYFRLLHSKCLLNECEKVLIITKDGNKYIKEIKKIKFNHNVCYVMNDVFFLEEQSMYYMYNDDEEEKKNNFYGMNIIDEGRIQKKDYINCGDKINCGDNINWGDNINWDGDIRLHNNKYINIHHPLNESMEYNKSVIQNNNDITYLFEFLDIRYVYIKKKKYFVELYFNINHPYSSIHLMCKGLRNENLIKDRKILYGECNLNIKFDSFIILLFKEIMNPFFMFQLFSMLIWSLNNYIEYSISILFITSLSIILELYTTIKNQKKIKNMLHYICQVKVYRYNTSYIINSSELVPGDIYEIINNMTIPCDTILLSGSVTMSEHMLTGESVPIYKESLPFHTNVINKTNKQNQNVYQNVYQNVYQNVYQNVYQNVYQNIYPHIYQNINEKDQHLHIYNNDATTNVVNHNHVIIKKTLEKNDKEYKSNTHHLNTRNKLFHLNNTYDDEHIKNNKINFEKKKKKINNLNCLKGTDMNTKNLLYDHKMCFNICNDNHHVNNINNKFNHSNINYDYNKHTNHLNCDEENSYIYECQLKNAEHISQKNKNIIYSKEEINKCILYAGTYVLSLNNIDRIKYNKEEKRILGLVIKTGFITTKGKIVNNILYYKKKELNLIYDSYKFIIILIIYALFSVLILLYITISNNEYTNNIIIKCLDIITDAIPPALPTTLTVGITIAVSRLKKKYSISCLCPNKINLAGQINTMVFDKTGTLTENNLEFIGIIIQNEKDKNILTDFIPIKEMNTESYIDSIDDNIIHNKDSITSEHYINDNMKNSLISSNKKSITTNEGSNFLVQTIKRYLLKDHSVKQEENEYYKNNTYGNNVDINDSTCSSNLLNSDTENGYCEYYNIDHLHNMNKKTMDMNSKNELIDKNIETKVDLENNIYPINYDYNNNNNCGDIYHRLECNNINKDNSFILDPEKNKNYNNISEHLKINYPILFEALACCHTLCKVNNEIIGDVLELSMFNSTNCDMIINNNSFIIKQKENKNSSCDFEKIYGDKQKNRNNGRCHLNNNLVCYNILKKFEFQSTLQRMSVIVKSIYGNEQITKEDHNDNNDNFDNNSDNNSDNYYNIFCKGSPEKIKELCLKSNIPNNYDEILNKYTKQGMRILSICYKRVNAKNINLLNVKRSFVESNLYFLGFLIFTNNMKKNAPDIIHNLQSSGCQCIMSTGDNVLTSIHVAKKCGIINTNVESIIIGDVISVTNKNNKKIKKKLIWYTDQNDVFLKSHDKKISIDTKFTSIQSHLNNDNMINSYNHHFDDCITPYHNSTHNNINSNSNNNNMLYNNNIFYDKENDKDKNYKNISTFSEHTPNNDIPFDKLCDILFNKDPRNVSIVLTGKAFIFLKKKFESFHLPYYEECKNIVHYILKKKHKKIKNIINNHNSNLYYHNNIINTIIERINNKNMCFNKLLYNVQQKLFYNLFNNIYKKKKNSNNFYDLNEQHLLEDYNNNNKKKKKKKKNIYPYTMKIITKNKRNHNIIFNTHTSNIHFNKFKYIHHKNYYYPHNCMNLQKKKKSLFYYLKKYINSEKNKDLQNGLLEHDNYKQQEVPLNKDINYSYQMESIKTKNFIHSVSDQFCIFSSLILSFYIIKNDKKKKNNKKINKINNIYNIYNTYNTYNKKNLLTHKRSFFHSRSTKFVKLFSNIIRRQKIKDKYNKKIRKYKMNHINNIIEKGHVILNMYPHGFKKDYSSLKNKYNIINNEEYNLKNDNVYDNHVYNMTDMYRNIKYGWGEEKMKNISIHNNDIFENKIDSFLQHLLIHKCKRNICHKYNDIKNIKLSIYEYILRTCTVYARMKPKDKSDLILSLKKLPNNPYVGMCGDGSNDCLALTSADIGISLCNNNESSLCSSFTSNKLYLHSVINILIEGRASLVNSFQLFKYISLYSIMQCSQVLILYSKSNKLTDNQYIFIDIVTVLPLSIFMCWTPASEKLSKNIPMGKLFSFPVLISIYGQIIIQLFFVMISLVLLMNMSFYKYEKNTNIKEKLDDSYIYKAQNTLLYILGSFQNLFICISLNIKNEWRKSVFTNIAFIIWMSFLLFVSTCITFFSSEMFLVGWITDLLKQHLSLITFPFYFRIYLFFILISNFLCSYSYEKYIIKYFEKREIQKKYNYNHMNIFCSPQELDTTNVIVTCD, via the exons atgtataaaaatatattttctcctCATGATAACATAAAAGAAGATAGATATaaagtatattattatcatactaatgatttaataaatgatgaatataGAATAAGTTATATAGaatgttataaaataaaaaatgaaaaaatagtTACTATACTTCATTATGTGCTCTGTATCTTATCTGTTGGATTATTACCTTTAATATTATCTTGGTTtcctattttttattttcgaTTATTACATTCAAAGtgtttattaaatgaatGCGAAAAAGTcctaataataacaaaagatggaaataaatatataaaggaaattaaaaaaattaaatttaatcATAATGTATGCTATGTTATGAatgatgttttttttttggaggAGCAGTCGatgtattatatgtataatgatgatgaggaggaaaagaaaaataatttttatggtATGAACATAATTGATGAAGGAAGGATTCAAAAGaaggattatataaattgtggtgacaaaataaattgtggtgataatataaattggggtgataatataaattggGATGGTGATATACGCctccataataataaatacattaatATACATCATCCTTTGAATGAGAGTatggaatataataaatcagtgatccaaaataataatgatataacatACTTATTTGAATTTTTAGATATAcgttatgtatatattaaaaaaaaaaaatattttgtagaattatatttcaatataaatCATCCATATAGTTCTATCCATCTTATGTGTAAAGGTTTAAGAAATGAAAACTTAATAAAGGATAGAAAGATATTATATGGTGAatgtaatttaaatataaagtttgattcatttattatattattatttaaagaaattatgaatcctttttttatgtttcaaTTATTTTCTATGTTAATATGGAGTTTAAATAACTATATAGAATATTCAATAAGTATCTTATTTATAACAAGTTTATCTATTATATTAGAATTATACACTActataaaaaatcaaaagaaaataaaaaatatgttacaTTATATATGTCAAGTAAAagtatatagatataatacttcttatattattaattcatcAGAATTAGTTCCAGgggatatatatgaaatcataaataatatgacaaTACCTTGTGatactatattattatctggATCTGTAACCATGTCAGAACATATGCTAACAGGAGAATCTGTGCCTATATATAAGGAATCTTTGCCCTTTCACAcaaatgttataaataaaacaaacaaacaaaatcAAAATGTATATCAAAATGTATATCAAAATGTATATCAAAATGTATATCAAAATGTATATCAAAATGTATATCAAAACATTTATccacatatatatcaaaatataaatgaaaaggaTCAACAccttcatatttataataacgATGCCACCACTAATGTAGTCAATCATAATCATGTTATTATCAAAAAGACGCtggaaaaaaatgataaggaatataaaagtaatacCCATCATTTAAATACTAGGAACAAATTATTCCATTTAAATAACACCTATGATGAtgaacatattaaaaataacaaaataaattttgaaaaaaaaaaaaaaaaaattaacaattTAAACTGTCTTAAAGGAACAGATAtgaatacaaaaaatttattatatgaccATAAAATGTGCTTCAATATTTGTAATGATAATCAtcatgtaaataatattaacaataaatttaatcacagtaatataaattatgattataataaacatacTAATCATCTAAATTGTGATGAAGAgaatagttatatatatgagtgCCAATTAAAAAACGCAGAACATAtttcacaaaaaaataaaaatataatatattctaaagaagaaataaataaatgtatctTGTATGCAGGTACTTATGTTttatcattaaataatatagatagaataaaatataataaagaagaaaaaagaatcCTAGGGTTAGTCATAAAAACAGGATTTATTACAACAAAGGGAAAAAtagttaataatatattatattataaaaagaaagaattgaatttaatttatgattcatataaatttataattatattaattatatatgcatTATTTAGTGTACtcattcttttatatataaccataagtaataatgaatatacaaataatattataattaaatgtcTAGATATTATAACAGATGCAATACCTCCAGCCTTACCAACAACCTTGACAGTAGGAATTACTATAGCTGTAAgtagattaaaaaaaaagtattctATATCATGTTTATGtccaaataaaataaatttagcAGGGCAAATAAATACTATGGTATTTGATAAAACAGGTACTCTGAcagaaaataatttagaaTTTATaggaataataatacaaaatgaaaaggataaaaatattttaactgATTTTATTCCTATAAAGGAAATGAATACAGAATCTTATATTGATTCTatagatgataatattatacataataaagaTTCTATTACATCAGAAcattatattaatgataatatgaagaATTCACTTATatcttcaaataaaaaaagtataacAACAAATGAGGGTTCTAATTTTTTAGTACAAACTATAAAAAGATACTTATTAAAGGATCATTCTGTGAAgcaagaagaaaatgaatattataaaaataatacatatggaAATAATGTAGATATAAATGATAGTACATGTTCTTCCAATCTATTAAATTCTGACACAGAGAATGGGTATtgtgaatattataatattgatcatttacataatatgaataaaaagaCCATGGATATGAAttcaaaaaatgaattaatagataaaaatatagaaacaaAAGTTGATCTagaaaacaatatatatccTATTAactatgattataataataataataattgtggTGATATATATCATAGATTAGAAtgcaataatataaataaagataattcaTTTATTCTAGATcctgaaaaaaataaaaattataataatataagtgaacacttaaaaattaattatccTATCCTATTTGAAGCATTAGCTTGTTGCCATACACTATGTAAAGTAAACAATGAAATAATTGGAGATGTTCTAGAATTATCAATGTTTAATTCCACAAATTGtgatatgataataaataataattcttttattatcaaacaaaaagaaaacaaaaattcTTCTTGtgattttgaaaaaatatatggtgataaacaaaaaaataggaATAATGGGAGATGTcatttgaataataatttagtatgttataatattttaaaaaaatttgagtTTCAAAGTACATTACAAAGAATGAGTGTAATtgtaaaaagtatatatggTAATGAACAAATCACAAAAGAAGatcataatgataataatgataattttgataataatagtgataataatagtgataattattataatattttttgtaaggGTAGCCCAGAGAAAATTAAAGAGTTGTGCttaaaaagtaatataccaaataattatgatgaaatattaaataaatatacaaaacaAGGTATGAGAATATTAAGCATATGTTATAAAAGAGTAAAcgcaaaaaatataaacttaTTAAACGTTAAAAGAAGTTTTGTAGAatctaatttatattttttgggttttttaatatttacaaataatatgaaaaagaatgCACCTgatattatacataatttaCAATCATCTGGATGTCAATGTATTATGTCAACAGGTGATAATGTCTTAACATCAATACATGTAGCCAAAAAATGTGGAATCATTAATACAAATGTAGAATCGATAATTATTGGAGATGTAATATCTGTtactaataaaaataacaaaaaaataaaaaaaaagttaattTGGTATACTGATCAAAATgatgtatttttaaaaagtcaTGATAAAAAGATATCTATAGATACAAAATTTACATCTATTCAATCACAtctaaataatgataatatgattAATTCTTATAATCATCATTTTGATGATTGTATTACACCATATCACAACTCaacacataataatattaatagtaatagtaataataataatatgttatataataacaacattttttatgataaagaaaatgataaagataaaaattataaaaatatatctacatTTTCTGAACATACTCCCAACAATGATATACCATTCGATAAATTatgtgatatattatttaataaagatCCAAGAAATGTAAGTATTGTCTTAACAGGAAAagcatttatatttttaaaaaaaaaatttgaatcATTTCATTTACCATATTATGAagaatgtaaaaatattgtacattatattttgaaaaagaaacataaaaaaattaaaaatataataaataatcataatagtAATCTATATTaccataataatatcattaataCAATTATTGAACGAatcaataataaaaatatgtgcTTCAATAaactattatataatgtacaacaaaaattattttataatctatttaataatatatataaaaagaaaaaaaatagcaACAATTTTTATGATCTCAATGAACAACATTTATTAgaagattataataataataataaaaaaaaaaaaaaaaaaaaaaaaaatatatatccatatact atgaaaattataacaaaGAATAAACgtaatcataatattatttttaacacACATACAAGTAATATACATTTCAataaattcaaatatatacatcataaaaattattattatcctcATAATTGTATGaatctacaaaaaaaaaaaaaatcccttttttattatctaaaaaaatatattaactctgaaaaaaacaaagatTTACAGAATGGTTTATTAGAacatgataattataaacaGCAAGAGGTACCACTAAATAAGgatataaattattcttATCAAATGGAAtctataaaaacaaaaaattttattcattCGGTAAGTGACCAATTTTGTATCTTTTCAAGTCTAATTCtgtctttttatattataaaaaatgataaaaaaaaaaaaaataataaaaaaataaataaaataaataatatatataatatatataatacatataatacatataacaaAAAGAACCTTTTAACACACAAAAGAAGTTTTTTCCATAGTCGATCCACAAAATTTGTCAAATTATTTTCCAATATAATAAGACGACAAAAAATCAAagacaaatataataagaaaataagaaaatataaaatgaatcatataaataatattatagagAAAGGACatgttatattaaatatgtatcCACATGGTTTCAAAAAAGATTATTCgtcattaaaaaataaatacaatataattaataatgaagaatataatttaaaaaatgataatgttTATGATAATcatgtttataatatgaCCGATATgtatagaaatataaaatatggatggggtgaagaaaaaatgaaaaacatTTCTATTcacaataatgatatatttgaaaataaaatagattCATTCTTACAACATTTATTGATACATAAATGCAAAAGGAATATAtgtcataaatataatgatattaaaaatataaaattatctatatatgaatatattttaagaacATGTACTGTATATGCTAGAATGAAACCTAAGGATAAAAGTGatttaattttatctttAAAGAAATTACCAAATAATCCATATGTTGGAATGTGTGGTGATGGATCAAATGATTGTTTGGCATTAACCTCTGCAGATATAGGAATATctttatgtaataataatgaatctTCTTTATGTTCCTCTTTTACatctaataaattatatcttcatagtgtaattaatatattgatTGAAGGGAGAGCATCTTTAGTTAATTCATTtcaattatttaaatatatctctTTATATTCTATTATGCAATGTTCTCAAGTTCTTATCTTATATTCTAAATCTAATAAATTAACAGAtaatcaatatatttttattgataTAGTTACAGTATTGCCTTTATCTATTTTTATGTGTTGGACACCAGCTAGCGAAAAATTGTCAAAAAATATTCCTATGGgcaaattattttcatttccaGTATTGATTAGTATATATGGACAAATAATTATTCAGTTGTTTTTTGTTATGATTTCTTTAGTTCTCTTAATGAATAtgtcattttataaatatgaaaaaaatacaaatataaaagaaaaattggatgattcttatatatataaggctCAAAATacacttttatatattcttggATCTTTTCAAAATTTGTTTATCTGTAtatctttaaatataaaaaatgagtgGAGAAAGa gTGTGTTTACAAACATTGCCTTTATAATTTGGATGTCCTTTTTACTTTTTGTGAGTACTTGTATTACCTTTTTTTCCTCAGAAATGTTTTTAGTAGGTTGGATTACTGACTTACTCAAACAACATCTAAGTTTAATTacatttcctttttattttcgtatatatttatttttcattttgatttccaattttttatgttcctattcatatgaaaagtatattataaaatattttgagaAAAGGGAAATccaaaagaaatataattacaatcatatgaatattttttgttcacCTCAAGAATTAGATACTACAAATGTTATCGTAACGTGTGATTAG
- a CDS encoding phosducin-like protein, putative, giving the protein MSTTNPTRETTEWDDLQRKFGNLPPLPKEIKEEEIYLENLEKLEEENILEKKNLNELNDIEEKCIDDEYLKIIEKYKNDRINEINRMKAEDIYGELFEISKENFLTDINEASKRNPLNNNNDDDDDDNDNYNNNNNKQYKRKPKGTHVLLHLYSENVISCKVLNNILKELAEKHKYIKFTKGVYNRIIENYPENKLPTILIYYNGTCIHQICNVLDHIKGGLNNLNMPTFEKFINKYHIFRTSHNNMYNSKDNNSDYGDDDEELNKKNIRTQKQYTSFNMFYNKNKGNQYYDNSDNSSVEDKEIHSRGYASSYLDSKLKLNKF; this is encoded by the coding sequence ATGTCGACGACCAACCCTACGAGAGAAACAACCGAATGGGATGACCTGCAACGAAAATTCGGAAACTTACCCCCACTTccaaaagaaataaaagaagaagaaatatatttagaaaatCTTGAAAAActtgaagaagaaaatattttagagAAGAAAAATTTGAATGAACTAAATGATATTGAAGAGAAATGTATAGATGATGAATATTTAAAGATAAtcgaaaaatataaaaatgatagaaTAAATGAAATCAATCGTATGAAAGCTGAAGATATATATGGTGAGCTTTTTGAAATATCAAAAGAAAATTTCCTTACAGATATTAATGAGGCAAGTAAAAGAAACCcactaaataataataatgatgatgatgatgatgataatgacaattataataataataataataagcaATACAAAAGAAAACCTAAAGGAACTCATGTTCTCTTACATCTATATTCAGAAAATGTTATTTCATGTAaagtattaaataatattttaaaagaattagcagaaaaacataaatatataaaatttacaaAGGGTGTATATAATCGTATTATAGAAAATTATCCTGAAAATAAATTGCCAAccatattaatttattataatggtACATGTATTCATCAAATATGTAATGTATTAGATCATATTAAAGGTggattaaataatttaaatatgccAACGTTTGAAAaattcataaataaatatcatatcTTTAGGACATCTCATAATAACATGTATAATTCTAAAGATAATAACAGTGATTATggtgatgatgatgaagaattaaacaaaaaaaatattcgaACACAAAAACAATATACATCTTTTAATATGttctataataaaaataagggAAATCAATACTATGACAACTCAGATAATTCTTCTGTGGAAGATAAAGAAATTCATTCAAGAGGTTATGCCTCATCATATTTGGATAGCAAACTAAAATTAAACAAgttttaa